One window of the Lactobacillus sp. PV034 genome contains the following:
- the ruvA gene encoding Holliday junction branch migration protein RuvA, which translates to MYEYLKGIVTKVEPSYIVLEVNGVGYKLYSPTPYSYTENKEATVYVEQIVRDTGITLYGFVKSEDKELFLKLLSVSGIGPKSALAIMAAEDSDSLASAIQEGEVKYLTRFPGVGKKTASQIVLDLKGKLGDYVKKSAKTADLPASLQDALLALIALGYTQKEVDRITPKLAKLPENTADGYIKEALGLLLKK; encoded by the coding sequence ATGTACGAATATTTAAAAGGTATTGTTACTAAAGTTGAACCAAGTTATATTGTATTAGAAGTAAATGGCGTAGGATATAAGCTTTATTCGCCGACACCATATTCTTATACCGAAAATAAAGAAGCGACAGTTTATGTTGAACAAATTGTTCGTGATACGGGAATTACGCTTTACGGTTTTGTTAAGTCAGAAGATAAAGAATTATTTTTAAAATTATTATCTGTTTCAGGAATTGGTCCTAAGTCTGCCTTAGCTATTATGGCAGCAGAAGATTCGGATTCATTAGCAAGTGCGATTCAAGAGGGGGAAGTTAAGTACTTAACCCGTTTCCCTGGTGTCGGTAAGAAGACAGCCTCACAAATTGTCTTAGATTTAAAGGGAAAATTAGGCGACTATGTCAAAAAGAGTGCCAAGACAGCAGATCTTCCAGCAAGTTTACAAGATGCACTTTTGGCTTTAATTGCCTTAGGCTATACTCAAAAAGAAGTAGACCGGATTACGCCAAAATTAGCTAAGTTGCCTGAAAATACAGCAGATGGTTACATTAAAGAAGCTTTAGGTTTATTATTAAAAAAATAA